In a genomic window of Gouania willdenowi chromosome 11, fGouWil2.1, whole genome shotgun sequence:
- the LOC114472267 gene encoding zinc finger protein 706: MARGQQKIQSQQKAAKKAAEKKKGQGADQKSAAKAALVHTCPVCMTQMPDPKTFKQHFESKHPKSPMPAELVDVQV, encoded by the exons ATGGCTCGTGGGCAGCAGAAGATTCAATCCCAACAGAAGGCGGCCAAGAAGGcagcggagaagaagaaaggtCAGGGCGCCGACCAGAAGAGCGCGGCCAAGGCGGCGCTGGTTCACACCTGCCCCGTCTGCATG ACCCAAATGCCTGACCCCAAAACATTCAAGCAGCATTTTGAAAGCAAACATCCCAAGTCTCCGATGCCTGCAGAGCTGGTGGACGTTCAGGTGTAG